The genomic region TGGCTAGCACATCTGCTTTTGGTACAAACTCAGGAATCTGCAAGACGACGATACACTCCCGACCATTTTTCCTCAGTTTCTAAATACGCTTTGAATGCCTTGCTCTTTGGAGTCTGCTTTTTCACAGTACGAATTAATTCTAAGGCTTTCTGCAATTCAGGTTCGCTCAAAGAATCAATTTCTTGGATAAGTTGCTCTTTAGTATTCATCTGGCAAATTTGACTTTTGACTTTTGACTTTTGACTTTTGACTTCTCCCCCTTGCTTCCCTTGTCCTCCTTGTCTTTTACTCAACGACTATTCAAAGTATCCCTTCTAATCTTTCGTTTTTGGATAGTGCCGATCGCTTTGACAAATAAAATCTCAATTCGATTATATAATTTTTGCGGTAGCAGTAAGAGTAAATGAGCGGCTAATAGGGTTGAGAGAGTTCGATAGGGTTCCTCAAATATTAATTTCCCATAATTAGCTAAAGCTAAATGAATTAATTTAACAGATGTTTTTCCTTCCCGAAACCGGACGGCACTGCGGGCTAAATACCTGATATAGTAAGCTTTAATTGCCCCGCGCCAACGCAAGTTTAATTCTGGTGCGTACGAACGAGTTTTTTCAACTTCTTGGCTGGCAGATTCTAACCGTTTCAGTAAGTTTGCTGTCATGCCTCCAGAATTGACTCTGTATAGCGTCAAAGCTGCGGGAATACCTTCTATTTCCCATTGGGTTTGAATCAAAATTCGTAGTAAAAAATCAGTTTCTCCTCCCGATACTCTAAATTGTTCGTCAAAATAGCAGTCTTCAAAAATTCCATGCCGCTGATGCGTGAATTTGATATCTTCTAAAACTTTGCGACGGATGACTCCTGCCGAGCCATTTCCAATTGGATTACAACGGAGTAGATACGGTAAGTTAATTCCTTTTAGCTTAGGCATTTGGTAAGTTCCTAAACACTCACCATTTTCATCAACAAAACTAGAACGACAAAAACTCATCCCGACAAAAGGAGATGATTCTAAATGTGCGATTTGTTTTTCTAATTTTTGCGGCAACCACAAATCGTCTCCATCTAAGAAGGCGATATATTCTCCTCGTGCATGACGAATTCCCGTGTTTCTCGCCGCTGGTACGCCGCGATTTTCTTGACGAATAATTCTAATTCTCGGCTCGTTAAACTGCTGACAAATTTCTACACTGCGATCGGGCGAACCGTCATCTATGACTAGAATTTCAAAGTTTTTATAAGTTTGGGCTAACACTGAACGAATTGTCGCTGCAATATATGGTTCACTATTGTAAACCAGAACAATAACAGAAACTTTTGTCATCTCTAAGATTTGCGCCCATTTCAGGGGTAGTAATATTTATCATACGGTAATGTTGCGTAAGAAAAACTTTCTTACAGTAATATTTTTTACTAAAAAGGCTTGCAGCTCAGCTCCGAGTCGAGCTAGAACCGTAAAAATCCGTGCAAAAATCTATAGTTCAAAAATCTATAATGGGTGAATGTAAAGCTAAACCCGAACTTGTCTGCACCTAATGACCACTGCTAACCGCCGCTATCACATCACGACTTTTGGCTGCCAGATGAACAAGGCTGACTCCGAACGCATGGCTGGCATCCTTGAGGATATGGGCTTCGAGTGGTCAGAAGACCCAAATGAAGCAAACTTACTCCTCTACAATACTTGCACGATTCGGGACAACGCCGAGCAAAAAGTTTATTCCTACTTAGGCAGACAGGCGAAGCGCAAGCAGGAACAAGCAGACTTAACAATCGTTGTCGCTGGTTGCGTGGCACAGCAAGAAGGAGAAACACTGCTGCGACGAGTACCGGAAATCGATCTCGTCATGGGACCCCAACATGCTAATCGATTGGGGGAATTGCTGGAACAAGTATTCGACGGCAATCAAGTTGTAGCAACAGAACCAATTCAAATTGTCGAAGATATTACGAAACCGCGCCGCGATAGCACCGTAACGGCTTGGGTAAACGTGATTTATGGTTGCAACGAACGTTGTACTTACTGCGTGGTTCCCAACGTGCGCGGCGTAGAACAGTCTCGCACGCCGGAGGTGATTAAAGCCGAGATGGTAGAGTTAGGCAAGCAGGGATACAAGGAAATTACCTTACTCGGTCAAAATATCGATGCCTACGGACGCGACTTACCAGGAACTACCCCAGAAGGCAGACACTTACACACGCTGACAGATTTACTCTACTACGTCCACGACGTGCCAGGAGTTGATCGCCTCCGTTTTGCTACCAGCCACCCGCGTTATTTCACCGAACGATTAATTCGTGCCTGTGCGGAGTTACCCAAGGTATGCGAGCATTTTCACATTCCCTTCCAATCGGGTGATAACGAAGTCCTCAAACGGATGTCACGGGGTTACACGCACGAAAAATATCGGCGGATTATCGATAAAATTCGGCAACTCATGCCCGATGCTTCAATTAGTGCTGATGCCATTGTCGGCTTTCCTGGGGAAACTGAAGCACAGTTTGAAAATACGCTCAAATTAGTTGCTGATATTGGTTTCGACCATTTGAATACAGCGGCTTATTCCCCTCGTCCCGGGACTCCCGCTGCTTTATGGGATGCACAATTAAGTGAAGAAGTCAAGAGCGATCGCCTGCAAAGATTAAATCATTTGGTCGCCACCACAGCTCAAGCGCGATCGCAGCGTTATTTAGGTAGAGTTGAGGAAGTTTTAGTCGAAGACCAAAACCCCAAAAATCCCCAGCAAGTGATGGGAAGAACGAGGGGAAATCGTTTGACGTTCTTTGATGGCGATATTGTCCAGCTCAAGGGTAAATCAGTCACAGTCAAAATTACCGAAGTACGGGCTTTTAGTTTGACAGGAGAACCGATAGAAGCGCGACAATTGGTAGTTAGTTGACAGTTATCAGTTATCAGTGTAGAAAGCTGACTGTGACCGAAGGCGCGATCGATTGAGGATTGCTGTAGCTGAGTAGAGGTTTAATAATGCCTACTATTGCCAAACACAATGAGGTTATTACAGTCATCATTATTTTTGTTGTAGAACCAGAACAACAGCAGGAACTAATCAATACGATTGTTGAATTCGTGGAGGCAGAGGTAAAGCACCAAGCTGGTTTTGTTTCATCAAGTCTCCACAAAAGTTTAGACGGTATCAGAGTCCTAAACTACGCTCAGTGGAAAACTCTAGAAGATTACAAAGCTTTCCTTAATAACTCTGAAGTACAAGCGCGGGGAACAGTTAAATTATCCAATTTTCATTTACTAGATTCCCGCGTATACGAGGTGACGATTTCTTTACCGGAATCAGCAGACCTCACAATTTCTCCAGGGCGCTTAATTCACTTGGGAGAATTTAGAATGCAGCCGGAAAATCAGTCTCGCTTGATAGAGCTAGAGCGAGAAAACGTTACAATTGCGTTAGAACACCCCGATCTATTGTCTGCAAATTTTCACCGTTCGCTGGATGGAACGCGCACGATGAATTATGGATTTTGGCAAACCCTCGATAATTTTGAACTCCTAGTCAAAGAACCAAAATTTGCCCCCGTGCGGGAATATTGGCAAGATTTATCAAAAAACGAATTTCACCTGTACGAAGTCGTTTTCACCGAACCTCATGAGTAAAAGTCAAAAATTAAAAGTCAAAACTTTTTGATATGTTCTAGAGAGCGATCGCTGTTAACTAACAACTGACAACTGATAACTGAATTATGCAAGTTCGTACCTCTTACACTAGACTTTTAGTAACTGATTTGAAAGCTTGTTTTGCTTTTTATCGGGATATTTTGGAATTTAAGGTAATAGTAGATGCTACTCAGGAAGGGTATGCTGAATTTACCGCTGGAGATATGAAAATAGCAATCTCACAACGGCTAGAAATGGCAGAAATAATTGGTAGCGATCGCCTCCCACTTCACGCAGAATGTCAAGATCGTGCCGTGCTAGTTTTCGTGGTTGCCGATGTAGAGACAGTTTGTCACGA from Chroococcidiopsis sp. SAG 2025 harbors:
- a CDS encoding VOC family protein; its protein translation is MQVRTSYTRLLVTDLKACFAFYRDILEFKVIVDATQEGYAEFTAGDMKIAISQRLEMAEIIGSDRLPLHAECQDRAVLVFVVADVETVCHELKHKGIKFTREPMANPSYDLKTAYIRDPDGNLIGIYQYMI
- the miaB gene encoding tRNA (N6-isopentenyl adenosine(37)-C2)-methylthiotransferase MiaB; translated protein: MTTANRRYHITTFGCQMNKADSERMAGILEDMGFEWSEDPNEANLLLYNTCTIRDNAEQKVYSYLGRQAKRKQEQADLTIVVAGCVAQQEGETLLRRVPEIDLVMGPQHANRLGELLEQVFDGNQVVATEPIQIVEDITKPRRDSTVTAWVNVIYGCNERCTYCVVPNVRGVEQSRTPEVIKAEMVELGKQGYKEITLLGQNIDAYGRDLPGTTPEGRHLHTLTDLLYYVHDVPGVDRLRFATSHPRYFTERLIRACAELPKVCEHFHIPFQSGDNEVLKRMSRGYTHEKYRRIIDKIRQLMPDASISADAIVGFPGETEAQFENTLKLVADIGFDHLNTAAYSPRPGTPAALWDAQLSEEVKSDRLQRLNHLVATTAQARSQRYLGRVEEVLVEDQNPKNPQQVMGRTRGNRLTFFDGDIVQLKGKSVTVKITEVRAFSLTGEPIEARQLVVS
- a CDS encoding glycosyltransferase family 2 protein gives rise to the protein MTKVSVIVLVYNSEPYIAATIRSVLAQTYKNFEILVIDDGSPDRSVEICQQFNEPRIRIIRQENRGVPAARNTGIRHARGEYIAFLDGDDLWLPQKLEKQIAHLESSPFVGMSFCRSSFVDENGECLGTYQMPKLKGINLPYLLRCNPIGNGSAGVIRRKVLEDIKFTHQRHGIFEDCYFDEQFRVSGGETDFLLRILIQTQWEIEGIPAALTLYRVNSGGMTANLLKRLESASQEVEKTRSYAPELNLRWRGAIKAYYIRYLARSAVRFREGKTSVKLIHLALANYGKLIFEEPYRTLSTLLAAHLLLLLPQKLYNRIEILFVKAIGTIQKRKIRRDTLNSR
- a CDS encoding antibiotic biosynthesis monooxygenase family protein, yielding MPTIAKHNEVITVIIIFVVEPEQQQELINTIVEFVEAEVKHQAGFVSSSLHKSLDGIRVLNYAQWKTLEDYKAFLNNSEVQARGTVKLSNFHLLDSRVYEVTISLPESADLTISPGRLIHLGEFRMQPENQSRLIELERENVTIALEHPDLLSANFHRSLDGTRTMNYGFWQTLDNFELLVKEPKFAPVREYWQDLSKNEFHLYEVVFTEPHE